The segment GGCCGCCCCTCTCAACCTGACACCCCGGTTGCGACGGGACCGGTCTCACCACGGCCCCCTCCCTCGTTCAGCCCACCCCAGGGACGTCGGCAGCGTCCACGGAACACCCGACTGAGAGTCAAGGCCGCATACACACGAGCCCTCGACGCCTCCGGTTCAGCGGGTTCGTCCGAATCCGCGTCCATGGTCGCTGCCCACGCGGCGCCGGAGCACGTCGTCGGCGATATACCGGCAACCGACCGCCCTAGGCGGTGATGTACCAGTTCGCCGGGTCCTGTTCCCGCCGCCACACCGACGGCTGCTCCGGGACGCGCGCGATGTCCCCGGCGCCGAAGCCCAGGTCGACGCCGGTGTCGACGACGCGGGCAGCAGAGTGACCGGCGTTACCCGCCCGCCAGGCCAGTCGTTGACTGGTGCATGAACAAGCTTTCCTCTGCTCGACTCGCGGCGGTCGGCGTGGCGATGGCCTTGGCCGTCGCCTTGCCTGCCGCTCCGGCCTCCGCCGAGAATTCCATCGAGATCACCACTGTCGGCCCGGCCGAGCTGACGGTCGACTACGCCTGCGATGCCTCGGCAGGAGTCGTCGAAATCAAGGCGATGGTGGGCGATCTCAACGCAGACAGCCCGTCAGCCACCGGAACTCAGACTGACGTCACGTGCGAAGGCTCTCGCCACTCCGCCACGATCGCTCTCGACGGTGAGCAGCCATCAGCAGGGCAGACCGTGCAAGTGCGCGTTGCGCTGGTCGACGGTGACGGCAATGTCGTCACAGGGCAGGCCAGAATGGTCACCCTCGGGTAGTGCCAGCATCAGAGCCACGCCCTCCGTCCTCGGTTCCTCCGACGCCAAGCCGATCGCGGCGTTCCGTGGCCATATGCGAAGTGTTCCGGTCGCCGACGGTGTGGTGGCGAGGCGATCGTGCACAGCGCGATGTGGCGAGGCGCGACCACAGAGTTGTGACCGAGCGCGAACGTGGTTCCGCGCGACAAATTCACGCTCGGAGGTCACATGCCGATGGCATCGCGAGCACGGCTCAGACTGTGTGAGCCGTGCTCGCGGGCAGCTGAAACGCCGCATCAGCCGCCCGTTCTGTCCGCATCAACGCATCCCGCCGGCCTCACCACTGGAACGGGATCGGAGCCGCACCGAGTGCACCGGTCCGGTCGTTGGGCATCGGGCGGTGCCCATCCGGGGTGCCGGGGAAGGGTGGGGGTGTGCCGGTGGTGGAAGCGGTCGGGGAAGCGGCTCGTTGGTTCGAGACCTATCTGTGCCGGCCTCATGAGGGTGTGGGGCGGCCCGGGGCGGTGTGCCCGTTCATGGTCCCGGCCCTGCGCGCCGACGGCGTACGGGTCCACGTGTTCCCCGGTAGTGCGGACCTGGACGGTCTGCTGTCCGCGGTCGATGCCATGGCCGAGGTCCTGCGGGGCGATGGGTGGCCGACGTCCAACCGCGCTCTGCACGCCGTGGTCACCGTCCTGCCCGACCTTCCCCAGGCAGACGAAGAGCTCTTGGACCAGGTGCAGGAGAAGGTCAGGACACCTCTGGCGCGGGAGGGGATGATGCTCGGCCAGTTCCACTCCCGGTGCGAGCAGGGTGCCGCGCGCAACCCCGGGTTTCCGGTGTCCCGTTCCCCGATCCCGATGCTGGCGCTGCGATGGATGGCCCTGCACGATGTGCTGTTCGTCCACGACGACGCGGACCGGTTCGCCGCCTATGAGGAGCGGTTCGGGACCGTGTACCGGTCGGGTCGCACCGTGGACCCGCTGTTCGCCCGCCTCTACCAGCAGGCACACCGCTAGGAGTGCGGGTGCCGCACCCGACAAAGTCAGGAAGCCAGGCTGCTGAGCGTCTGGGCGAGCTCCCGCGCCGTAGGCCGGCCTTGGTGGGCGCTGAGCAGGGCCTGCCGCAGGACAGCTTGGAGCTCGGGCCATGGTGTCTCGGCCCGCAGGGGGATGCGGCCGGTGGCGATCTGGGTGCGGAGCTGGTCCGAGGTCAGCTCCTTCGGTGTGATGCCGGCGGCCGGGTAGTCCAGGGGCCAGGTTCCGGTGACGCAGGTCCACAGGGTGGCGGCCAGGGTGTAGACGTCGGCCGCCCTACCCGCGTCCGGAGGCATGTCGCCCGCACCGTGCAGCGCCAGCTCCGGCGGCACGAGGTGGTCGATGCCCACCCCCGTAACCGGTGGCGGCCGCATTCCCTCCCGCCAGCTCCACGCCAGGTCGATCAGACGGACACCGCCGGGGGTGTGGATCCCGTGGTCCGGCTGGAGATCGGCATGGACCCAGCCCATGCCGTGCAGCGCGTCGACCGTCCGGCATAGTTCCACCGCCGCGCCGAGCCCCGCCCGCCGCCCTGTGCCGTTCTCCCGGAACGGGGTGAAGGCTTCCCACGTGGACGGCCCCTCGAACCACCGCGCCACCAACCACGCACTGCCCGGCCCCAGGCCCGCGGCGAGCAGATGCCCGGACCACCCCAACACCCGGAGAACCTCCGCCTCCCGCGAAACGGCTGCCGCGCCGTCGCCGGTGCCGATCTTCACGGCGAACCTCCCGCCGGCACCCGCTGCCTCCCACACCACCGCACCCCGGCGGGACGTCACCTCACGCAACCGGAAGCCGCTCCCGCAGCGGGCCTCGATCACCGCAAGAGCCTCTGCGTGCCCGGACGGAAATTGCTCCATCACTCGGACTCTCCTCCGTTGCGTTCGGCCCTCCGGCCGCGAATGCCGTCTCAGGACTCCCGAGCAGCGTGTGCGCCGACCTTCGGGGTGGGCCAGCGTTCGTCGGCCCCAGATGATGCCCGGAACTCCGCTCCGTGTGGTGGTCTTCCGGTCATGGCCGGGCCAGGGGGAGGGACCATACGTAGGCGAATGCGGCGCCTGCCTGGTGATCAAAGGTGTCGCCGGTTTCGTAGGTGGCCAGGGATCCGCTGTAGCGGGAGTTCGGGGAATGCCGGGCGACGACGGCGTGTGAGCCCTTGTACAGCTCCAGGGTGATGTCGCCGGTCATGGCGGTCTGGAGGCTGGAGACGAAGGCGTCCAGGGCGCGGCGCAGGTCGGAGAACCAGTAGCCGTAGTAGACGAGTTCGGCGTAGCGCAGGGCCATGGACTGTTTGTGGTGGAGTGTTTCGCGGTCGAGGACGATCGCTTCGAGTTCCTGGTGCGCGGTCATCAGTACGGTCGCGGCCGGTGCTTCGTAGATGCCGCGGGTCTTGAAGCCGACGATGCGGTTCTCGACGATGTCGACGCGGCCCACTCCGTGCCGTGCGGCGACGGCGTTGAGCCGGTGCACGAGCTCGGGAAGGGAGAGCCTCTGCCCGTTGAGGGCGACGGGGGTCCCGGTCTCGAACCCGATGGTGACTTGCTCCGGGTGGTCCGGGGCTGTCTTGGGGTCGGCGGTGAGCTGCCAGGCACGTGCGGGCGGTGGCCGGCCGATGTCGTCCAGTTCGCCGCACTCGATGCTGGTGCCCCAGATGTTGGTGTCGATGCTGTAGGGGCTGTCGGGGGTGACCGGTACCTGGATCCCGTGTTCCCGGGCGTAGGCGAGTTCCGACTCCCGGGTGGTCAGTTCCCAGTCGATGACGGGCGCCAGGACCCGCAGGTCGGGGTCGAGAGCGGCGACACTGGTGAAGAAGCGCACCTGGTCGTTGCCCTTGCCCGTCGCCCCGTGGGCGACCGCGTCCGCCCTCTCCGCCTGGGCGATCTCGACCATGCGTTGGGCGATCAGCGAACGCGAGAGCGGCGCGGCCACCAGGTACTTGTTCTCGTATCGGGCGTGGGCCTGCAGGGCGGGCAGTGCGAAGTCGCTCAGGAAGCGGTCGGTGAGCGGCTCGACGTACACCTTCGAGGCGCCGGTGCGCAGCGCCCGCTCCTCGATCGTGTCCAGCGGCTCGATCTGGCCGATGTCCGCGCAGAACGCGATGATCTCGGCGTCGTACCGCTCCTTGAGCCAGTGCAGGGCCACGGAGGTGTCCAGGCCTCCTGAATAGGCGAGCACGATCTTCATAGGGCCCTCCAGAGATGATGCCGGGCAAGGGGGCGACGCCGGTGGCATCCAACGCCTGCAGCGTCCAGGACGCTCCGCACAGACCACGGAACCCCTCCCGGAGTCTGTCCATCCCGCACGCACCGCACCCCCGCCCCGGGGCCCCGGAGCCCCCGCCTCGCGAGAGCCCGGCACCTCGCTGAGGCACTTGACCGACCACCGTCTCTCTGACAGGACAGAGCTGCTCCGTCACACCCCGGCATGCCAGCGGGGTCGGGGTGCTCGTCACCCGGTGGGCGACACTGACATGTCGTCACCGCGAGGTTGTTGGGGCCTGCGTCGGCCATCGACGTGGGAGTCGGATCCGGAACAACCAGATTGTTCCCGGGCCGGTTTGCGGACGGGGCTGCGCGGCCATGGATCGACCGGCTTCGACCTGGTCGTCTGCGGCACTCCTGCCCCCGATGGCAGCAGCATCCCCTCCCGGCCACCTGCGGCCAGCGGATGCTTCGCGAGCCACCAGCTGCTGCTGGCAGGGGCACTGCGCAGTGTCCGTGTCAGCGGCCGGTGACGGCTAGGGGGGGAACCCGTCCGACGCTGGACGTCCGTGGCGGGATTAGCCGATGGTGTGGGTTTTGCTCATCGTCGCCTTGGCGACACTGTCCGCGTCGCACCCGCCCTCGGCGCCGGCGAGGTCGATGGCCCCGTCGCCCTGGACGGCCTCGGCCTCCGCAGGGGAACTCACCACAGCCTGGTCGGAGCGTCCGCGCCCCCGGACTCACCACGCCACTCACCACGGCGGCCGGCTCCTCACCATGTGGCCGCGGTACTCACCACGCCACTGACCATGCGGTGGTGAGTGGGTCGAACAGCCCCGCTGTAGCGGCAGGGTCCGGCCTCGCGTTCCGCCGGCTCCTCGCGCCCGACCGCTCCCAGCTCGTCCGTTCGGCCGGTCCAGAGGTTGCGAAGGGGGTTGTCAGGGGCTTGGGAAGGGGGAGATCCACCTCGTGATCGCAGGACCCGACAACGACAGGCCAATGGTCGGGGTCGTCCCGTCGCGGTGGCGGACGCCGTGGGAAGCCGCCGGGGCCGGGCAGGGGCGGGCTCGCTCACGGATGCTGTCGGGGGAGTGGTCTATCGGG is part of the Streptomyces sp. NBC_01116 genome and harbors:
- a CDS encoding DUF6875 domain-containing protein, whose translation is MPVVEAVGEAARWFETYLCRPHEGVGRPGAVCPFMVPALRADGVRVHVFPGSADLDGLLSAVDAMAEVLRGDGWPTSNRALHAVVTVLPDLPQADEELLDQVQEKVRTPLAREGMMLGQFHSRCEQGAARNPGFPVSRSPIPMLALRWMALHDVLFVHDDADRFAAYEERFGTVYRSGRTVDPLFARLYQQAHR
- a CDS encoding argininosuccinate synthase; its protein translation is MKIVLAYSGGLDTSVALHWLKERYDAEIIAFCADIGQIEPLDTIEERALRTGASKVYVEPLTDRFLSDFALPALQAHARYENKYLVAAPLSRSLIAQRMVEIAQAERADAVAHGATGKGNDQVRFFTSVAALDPDLRVLAPVIDWELTTRESELAYAREHGIQVPVTPDSPYSIDTNIWGTSIECGELDDIGRPPPARAWQLTADPKTAPDHPEQVTIGFETGTPVALNGQRLSLPELVHRLNAVAARHGVGRVDIVENRIVGFKTRGIYEAPAATVLMTAHQELEAIVLDRETLHHKQSMALRYAELVYYGYWFSDLRRALDAFVSSLQTAMTGDITLELYKGSHAVVARHSPNSRYSGSLATYETGDTFDHQAGAAFAYVWSLPLARP